GATGACGTGGATGCGGGCGTCGACCGCCTGGTAGTCGGCGCAGACCGTCTCGGCCTCGTCGACGCGGGCGGTCTGCCCCCGACCGGTGACAGTGCGGCCGGTGACGGTGAGAGTGGTGCCGGCGACGGTGGTCACCGTGCCGGCGGCGATCAGCTCGGACACCGGCAGCACTCCGGTGACGAGATGATCGCGCAGCAGGTCGCGCAGCACGTCGGTGTCCCGCAGGAGCAGTTCGTCGAGGTTGGTCCGGGAGAACATGGCGACGAACGCGTCGTCGGTGGGGGCCAGGATGGTCACCCCCCGGGTCAGCTCGTCGGCCAGGCCGGTGGCGCGTACCGCAGCCTCGAAGGTGGTGAGCACGGGGATCCACTGTAGGGCCTGGTCGGCGGGTTGGCCGGCGAGCGAGCTGGGGTTGCCCGGTTCGCTGCCCGCCGGCAGCAGGTCGCACAGCGGCCCGGTCACGGTGACCGCGGCCGGCGCGGCGTCGACCGCCCCCGCGCCACCGTCACCGCTGCCGCTGCCGCCGCTGCTGGCGAGCACCACGAGCAGCAGGGCGGCCAGGGCCGCGCCGGCAACCGGCAGGAGGCGCCGGGACGGACGCGTCGCGGCCGCAGGTGTGTTGGTCACGGTCTTCTCCACTCCGGGTGGGGGTGCCGGCGGGCCGGGCGCGGATCCGGCCCGCCGGCACCAGAGGGGCG
This is a stretch of genomic DNA from Micromonospora sp. WMMD1082. It encodes these proteins:
- a CDS encoding fasciclin domain-containing protein; its protein translation is MTNTPAAATRPSRRLLPVAGAALAALLLVVLASSGGSGSGDGGAGAVDAAPAAVTVTGPLCDLLPAGSEPGNPSSLAGQPADQALQWIPVLTTFEAAVRATGLADELTRGVTILAPTDDAFVAMFSRTNLDELLLRDTDVLRDLLRDHLVTGVLPVSELIAAGTVTTVAGTTLTVTGRTVTGRGQTARVDEAETVCADYQAVDARIHVIDQVLGDLPSTAGEDDDGHPAH